The Nitrospirales bacterium genome includes a window with the following:
- a CDS encoding universal stress protein: protein MKVVCAVDGSTHSYWAVEALAMLFHQSLKEVVLLHVVDDVQLRQGMKKERASPSHMKEVITAMNHDGETLLKHAEDHAIFAINQAHTKPFVSIRTVLANGHVTNVITKQAEKRKADLIVMGSRGLSNVAGYLMGSVSRKVLMHAPCAVLTVKEKIPENPDVLLAVDGSNASKRAVRTFHSWIYPEGVSLHVLSVVPQFLAGIGPNLIAKSHAKTLLRPFQLRAREIIAHYRQFFLKDGYRVTVSVKEGEPRKVILEQLESQKANLAVLGSKGLTGPERFQMGSVSEWVSDYTSCSTLVIRPSVR from the coding sequence ATGAAGGTTGTATGCGCGGTTGATGGATCGACACATTCATATTGGGCGGTAGAGGCATTGGCTATGCTCTTTCATCAGTCTCTGAAAGAAGTCGTGCTCCTGCACGTGGTGGATGATGTACAGTTAAGGCAGGGGATGAAAAAAGAACGGGCGAGTCCATCCCACATGAAAGAGGTGATAACCGCCATGAATCACGATGGGGAAACATTGCTCAAACACGCGGAGGATCATGCGATTTTCGCGATTAACCAAGCGCATACCAAACCCTTTGTTTCCATTCGGACTGTCTTGGCCAACGGTCATGTGACGAATGTGATTACCAAGCAGGCAGAAAAACGAAAAGCTGATTTGATCGTCATGGGATCACGAGGATTGAGTAACGTTGCCGGTTATTTGATGGGGAGTGTCTCGCGAAAGGTCTTAATGCATGCACCCTGTGCTGTCTTGACAGTCAAAGAGAAAATTCCGGAGAATCCCGATGTCCTCTTGGCCGTAGATGGTTCCAACGCGTCAAAACGGGCGGTGCGCACCTTCCATTCATGGATCTACCCAGAGGGAGTTTCACTTCATGTTCTGTCTGTCGTGCCGCAGTTTCTTGCCGGTATCGGTCCGAACCTCATCGCAAAATCTCACGCCAAGACTTTACTGAGACCATTCCAGCTGCGGGCCAGGGAAATCATCGCGCACTATCGCCAGTTTTTCTTGAAAGACGGATACCGGGTCACGGTCTCTGTCAAGGAAGGCGAGCCAAGAAAAGTGATCCTTGAGCAACTTGAAAGTCAAAAAGCGAACCTAGCCGTCCTGGGATCAAAGGGCTTAACGGGACCTGAGCGGTTTCAAATGGGTAGCGTGTCCGAATGGGTATCCGATTATACATCCTGTTCGACGTTAGTTATACGTCCTAGCGTGAGATGA
- a CDS encoding pentapeptide repeat-containing protein: protein MCLKKQGRRFEGRVFIISVVFALGQSYSLNAESVPSDLASKCSGPFQHQSIPPNILQQTLKAHTVWLKDSEHPKGQRANLCQADLTRADLREVDLSGANLRGANLQQANLNGALLVKSDLREVNAQDTSFYAVSMQGANLQDGFFQGADFRKSNLHHVNFGGADLRLANLAETDMRLANVRNVEMEEAYLVDANLQEANMTGANLFRADLRGAVMERALLVDIELREADLYRANLSEADMRNADLRAANVSLANLSEANLSNANLREATFERSVLYKTNLQRANCTEASFQIANFLQADLSYADLRGASFDEAYMAKANLHEANLAGADLAWSNMVDADLRQANLEQSTLYKANLQDAKVDKSRFYGADVRGTDVRGASFRETDFRGMTLEDVKGLTQDQLDEACLDERTVLPKGLSRPSLCSK, encoded by the coding sequence GTGTGTCTTAAAAAACAAGGCCGGCGTTTTGAAGGTCGTGTATTCATCATCAGTGTGGTCTTCGCATTGGGGCAGTCATATTCATTAAATGCGGAATCTGTCCCGAGTGATCTAGCCTCTAAGTGTTCCGGCCCATTTCAACATCAATCCATTCCTCCCAACATTCTTCAGCAAACCCTCAAGGCCCACACCGTTTGGTTAAAAGATTCAGAGCACCCGAAAGGTCAGCGGGCGAATTTATGTCAAGCTGATTTGACGAGAGCTGACTTACGGGAAGTGGATTTGAGTGGGGCGAACTTGCGCGGGGCCAATTTACAGCAAGCCAATTTGAACGGTGCCTTGCTCGTCAAGTCTGACCTTCGAGAAGTCAACGCACAAGATACGTCCTTCTATGCGGTGAGCATGCAAGGGGCCAATCTTCAGGATGGGTTTTTTCAGGGGGCTGATTTTCGTAAGTCGAATCTTCATCATGTCAATTTCGGTGGCGCCGATTTACGGTTGGCCAATCTTGCCGAGACCGATATGCGCCTCGCCAATGTTCGAAACGTAGAAATGGAAGAAGCCTATCTCGTTGATGCCAACCTGCAGGAGGCGAATATGACTGGGGCGAACCTTTTTCGTGCAGACCTTCGTGGGGCAGTGATGGAGCGTGCACTGCTGGTCGACATCGAACTTCGTGAAGCGGATTTGTATCGAGCCAATCTGTCGGAGGCGGATATGCGGAATGCCGATTTGAGAGCCGCCAACGTGAGTCTGGCCAATCTCAGCGAAGCCAACCTTTCGAACGCGAATCTTCGGGAAGCCACATTTGAACGATCGGTCTTGTATAAGACAAATCTTCAACGAGCCAACTGTACAGAAGCCAGTTTTCAAATCGCCAATTTCTTGCAGGCCGATTTGTCCTATGCTGATTTGCGCGGAGCATCATTTGATGAAGCCTATATGGCGAAAGCCAATCTGCACGAGGCCAACCTTGCTGGAGCCGACTTGGCATGGAGTAATATGGTCGATGCTGATCTACGCCAGGCCAACCTTGAACAAAGTACGCTCTATAAAGCCAACCTTCAAGATGCCAAAGTTGATAAGTCCCGTTTTTACGGGGCTGATGTACGCGGGACTGATGTTCGGGGCGCTTCGTTTCGAGAGACGGATTTTCGTGGAATGACCTTGGAAGATGTGAAGGGCTTGACGCAAGACCAGCTGGATGAAGCATGCCTCGATGAACGAACGGTCCTGCCAAAGGGGCTCTCCAGACCTTCTCTGTGTTCAAAGTGA
- a CDS encoding CBS domain-containing protein produces the protein MFVVWNEGGIKAPYVSGAIRNRKVRKVAKSHPVQRPEPHHVDLAIQGREFTSGHIADTYRQGSEKSPVDRKPAILARQIMTSPVVTLPMTASFSHAWDLVKNKRFRHVPVVSPEGKLVGILSDRDLFRATIEFLSESQEAMTEAQHASIDHIMVVQVLSATPETEIRAIARVFFYERIGAMPLVNDREELVGILTRSDILRTVVNEAPFELWV, from the coding sequence ATGTTTGTCGTGTGGAATGAGGGGGGAATTAAAGCTCCGTATGTGTCAGGGGCCATTCGGAATCGAAAGGTCCGGAAAGTTGCCAAATCTCATCCTGTTCAACGTCCTGAGCCACATCATGTGGACCTCGCCATACAGGGACGTGAGTTCACGTCTGGACATATCGCAGATACGTACCGGCAGGGTAGCGAAAAATCTCCTGTAGATCGAAAGCCCGCTATTCTCGCCAGACAGATTATGACGTCCCCCGTCGTGACGCTGCCGATGACGGCCTCGTTTTCCCATGCCTGGGACCTGGTCAAGAATAAACGGTTCCGGCATGTTCCGGTGGTCTCTCCCGAAGGCAAGCTCGTCGGTATTCTGTCCGATCGAGACCTGTTTCGTGCCACGATTGAATTCCTATCCGAGTCGCAGGAAGCCATGACCGAAGCTCAACATGCGTCGATCGATCATATTATGGTAGTCCAGGTACTTTCCGCGACGCCTGAGACGGAGATTCGGGCCATTGCCCGGGTCTTTTTTTACGAACGAATCGGCGCAATGCCATTGGTCAATGATCGCGAAGAACTCGTTGGTATTCTCACTCGCAGTGATATTCTTCGGACGGTCGTCAATGAAGCGCCCTTTGAATTGTGGGTGTGA
- a CDS encoding universal stress protein — MNHKKRVDSFKILLTVDGSPHSKAAIRFIRNAVLPPRTSLYLLRVIDSPEKLRRGSDTAAIKAIEKQDIDKAWEDLRRQSEHLQTSDRSVTPLVSVGTPGGEILKAIDKRRINLVVMGTHGRRGVNRFLLGSVSEWVLAEAPCSTLIVRPQTRAMKSKTKGLRILLATDGSPDAEAAVALLRRIDFSPSSRLTILHTVKKHFYQTEQLLTTTQLSPAELTQAAEGLLQERGRKGAELLHDTSSKFSDKACTVTEHLAYGASADEILKCAKRVRAELIVLGSRGLTGMRKLLIGSVSNKVARHAACSVLVVRRSQ; from the coding sequence ATGAATCACAAGAAACGCGTTGACTCGTTTAAAATTTTATTGACCGTTGATGGCTCGCCCCATAGCAAAGCTGCCATTCGATTCATCCGGAATGCCGTATTGCCGCCGAGAACCTCCCTGTATCTTCTCAGGGTCATCGATAGTCCTGAAAAACTACGACGAGGAAGCGATACCGCAGCCATCAAGGCCATTGAAAAGCAAGATATAGACAAGGCCTGGGAGGACCTGCGACGACAAAGTGAGCATCTCCAAACGTCTGACCGTTCAGTCACGCCGCTTGTTTCCGTGGGAACTCCCGGCGGAGAAATTCTCAAGGCGATCGACAAGCGTCGAATCAATCTCGTCGTCATGGGCACGCATGGCCGAAGAGGAGTCAACCGATTTCTTCTTGGAAGCGTGAGCGAATGGGTGCTGGCGGAAGCCCCCTGTTCGACCCTGATCGTCAGACCGCAGACACGCGCTATGAAGTCGAAAACCAAAGGCCTGCGCATCCTTCTCGCCACTGATGGCTCTCCGGATGCCGAGGCCGCGGTTGCCCTGCTCCGTCGCATCGATTTCTCTCCCTCGTCACGATTGACGATCTTGCATACTGTCAAAAAGCATTTTTATCAGACGGAACAATTGCTCACGACAACTCAGCTATCTCCGGCAGAGTTGACCCAGGCAGCCGAAGGTTTATTACAAGAACGCGGGAGAAAAGGCGCCGAATTGCTTCATGACACCAGTTCGAAGTTTTCTGACAAGGCATGCACGGTTACTGAACATTTGGCGTATGGGGCCAGTGCCGATGAAATCCTGAAATGCGCGAAACGGGTTAGGGCGGAATTAATCGTCCTGGGCTCACGAGGCTTGACAGGCATGCGCAAGCTCTTGATCGGTAGCGTATCGAATAAGGTCGCTCGACATGCGGCGTGTTCCGTGCTCGTTGTCCGAAGATCACAATAA
- a CDS encoding chaperone modulator CbpM, giving the protein MPDELNPDIDQVIAELFQPESYRREELCTCLGIGHELLDVCLSWELIQVTHTNMQGEEFFSTDAAERLSSALRLHRDLGINWAGVAVALELLDRISELEHTVHTQTKDS; this is encoded by the coding sequence ATGCCTGATGAACTGAATCCGGATATTGATCAGGTTATCGCCGAACTCTTTCAGCCTGAATCCTACCGTCGAGAAGAATTATGTACCTGTCTAGGCATTGGACATGAGCTCCTAGACGTCTGTTTAAGCTGGGAACTCATCCAGGTCACGCATACGAACATGCAAGGCGAAGAGTTTTTCTCGACCGATGCCGCCGAACGCCTGTCGTCCGCGCTACGCTTGCATAGGGATTTGGGCATCAATTGGGCTGGAGTCGCCGTGGCCCTCGAATTGTTAGACCGAATCAGTGAATTGGAACATACCGTTCATACTCAGACGAAAGATTCATAA
- a CDS encoding HSP40/DnaJ peptide-binding protein, whose translation MPGADLEATVELPLRDFFTGTTRRLELSDSEGKPHTIDVRIPKGVKDGERLRVKGKGAPGRGGGPSGDLYLRIHASPHPVFQRQGSNLVVTLPLWPWEAALGTEVEVPTLTGSVRLKIPPNSQANSKMRVRGKGLPSRDGKHGDQIVTLQIIMPSEISTQEQQLYEQLKAIDHPNPRAHLIKEASHA comes from the coding sequence ATGCCTGGAGCAGATCTTGAAGCAACGGTTGAACTTCCGCTGCGAGATTTTTTTACGGGAACGACACGCCGGCTGGAATTATCAGATTCGGAAGGTAAGCCCCATACCATTGATGTTCGGATTCCAAAAGGCGTGAAAGACGGGGAGCGACTTCGCGTCAAAGGGAAGGGAGCACCTGGTCGAGGAGGCGGCCCCTCGGGGGATTTGTATTTACGCATTCATGCCTCGCCGCATCCGGTTTTTCAACGACAAGGCAGCAATCTTGTCGTCACGCTCCCATTATGGCCATGGGAAGCCGCGCTTGGAACTGAAGTGGAAGTCCCCACGCTCACAGGTTCCGTTCGTTTAAAAATTCCGCCAAATAGTCAAGCCAATAGCAAAATGCGAGTACGCGGGAAGGGTTTACCCTCACGTGACGGAAAGCATGGCGATCAGATCGTGACTCTTCAGATCATCATGCCTTCTGAGATAAGCACACAAGAACAACAGCTGTACGAACAATTGAAAGCCATCGATCACCCGAATCCCAGAGCCCATCTCATCAAGGAGGCTAGCCATGCCTGA
- a CDS encoding protein-L-isoaspartate(D-aspartate) O-methyltransferase: MSLWHAQTSMSRPPERQVERDRMVDEQIVARGIKSETVTSAMRQVPRHRFVLSSHQLEAYEDYPLSIDYHQTISQPYIVALMTEALALESKSKVLEIGTGCGYQTAVLAHIVDRVFTIEIVAPLARRADSILHELQFDNISVRVGDGYQGWPEEGPFDAIILTAAPESVPDPLLEQLQIGGRFILPLGGTSQTLVLFHRTERGLVQRQILAVSFVPMTGQAQTGSSSNRNNDPP, encoded by the coding sequence ATGTCGTTGTGGCATGCACAGACTTCGATGAGCCGTCCGCCGGAACGGCAAGTGGAGCGAGACCGGATGGTCGATGAGCAGATTGTGGCTCGCGGCATCAAGAGCGAAACGGTCACCTCTGCGATGCGGCAGGTTCCTCGACATCGTTTTGTGCTGTCGAGCCATCAGTTAGAAGCGTATGAAGATTACCCGTTATCGATTGATTACCATCAGACGATTTCGCAACCCTACATTGTGGCGTTGATGACCGAAGCCCTAGCCTTGGAATCCAAGAGCAAAGTCTTGGAAATCGGCACGGGGTGTGGCTATCAAACGGCGGTTCTAGCGCATATTGTTGACCGGGTGTTCACGATCGAAATCGTTGCGCCATTGGCTCGACGTGCAGACAGCATTCTTCATGAATTGCAGTTTGACAATATCTCTGTCCGGGTAGGTGATGGATATCAAGGTTGGCCCGAAGAAGGACCTTTTGACGCGATTATCCTCACGGCGGCTCCCGAATCTGTTCCCGATCCATTGTTGGAGCAACTCCAAATAGGTGGGCGATTCATTCTTCCATTGGGAGGGACGTCCCAAACCCTGGTTCTCTTTCATCGCACAGAAAGAGGGCTTGTTCAACGTCAGATTTTGGCCGTCTCATTCGTGCCAATGACTGGGCAGGCTCAAACAGGCTCGTCGTCAAACCGGAACAACGATCCTCCCTAA
- a CDS encoding c-type cytochrome — MTQTPRNKNMKIIIAQLGIMIVIHSIAVTSFAQKHEIIEGGRYLYKKYCALCHGPRAQGNGPRADSLKVRPANLTILSQRHGGEFPFWRTYRIIDGREEVNTHGPRDMPVWGLWFQSPGDDVSTETEWADQVRGRIWQLLTYLESIQETQSPKEKK, encoded by the coding sequence ATGACTCAGACACCACGCAATAAAAATATGAAAATCATTATCGCTCAGCTCGGGATTATGATCGTGATTCATTCGATAGCCGTCACGAGCTTTGCACAAAAACATGAGATCATCGAGGGCGGACGTTATCTGTACAAAAAGTATTGCGCGCTCTGTCATGGCCCACGAGCGCAAGGCAATGGTCCTCGCGCTGACTCACTGAAAGTCCGGCCAGCAAACTTAACCATCTTGAGCCAGAGACATGGAGGAGAGTTCCCATTCTGGCGGACGTATCGCATCATTGATGGCAGGGAAGAAGTCAACACGCATGGTCCTCGGGATATGCCGGTTTGGGGGCTCTGGTTTCAGAGTCCCGGTGATGACGTATCGACAGAAACGGAATGGGCCGATCAGGTTCGAGGTCGTATCTGGCAATTATTGACCTATCTCGAATCGATTCAAGAAACACAAAGCCCCAAAGAAAAGAAGTAG
- a CDS encoding universal stress protein: MTMKILLGVDFSRDSKAAIRFLSTLRFPAKSELFFVHVIRAYHEFAMLHAHELEDGISVLQQKHYVRAQRHLTKLAEQFVDPALQVQTVVQEGNPGREILALLEQEQCHLAVLGTRGLSSIERFLLGSVSEWVLQEAPCSILVVRGSGRRGKRGWRVLVATDGSSEAQAALEMLNTLQFPPASEVFVFHVVEGTDYRVVQDDFRRLAVDASGQVDLADIMETIQMRKEVEGLALVKEAKKGLFNRHGKQGHISSGHAAEEILRAARRFRADLIVMGSRGLTGLKRQFLGSVSTRVARHAECSVLVVRRPKKDSKALNSD; this comes from the coding sequence ATGACGATGAAGATTTTATTAGGAGTTGATTTCTCTCGCGACTCGAAAGCCGCGATTCGATTCCTTTCTACGTTGCGGTTTCCCGCCAAGTCAGAATTGTTTTTCGTTCATGTCATTCGCGCCTATCATGAATTCGCGATGCTCCATGCTCATGAATTGGAAGATGGAATTTCTGTTCTGCAACAAAAGCATTATGTACGAGCTCAACGACATCTCACCAAACTTGCAGAACAGTTTGTCGATCCGGCCTTACAAGTACAGACTGTCGTTCAAGAAGGAAATCCTGGAAGAGAAATTCTTGCGTTGCTTGAACAGGAGCAATGCCATCTTGCGGTCCTGGGGACACGCGGTCTTTCGAGTATTGAACGCTTCCTGCTGGGGAGCGTGAGTGAATGGGTCCTTCAAGAAGCCCCCTGCTCGATCCTGGTGGTGCGTGGTTCTGGCCGAAGAGGGAAGCGGGGTTGGCGAGTCTTGGTCGCGACGGACGGTTCTTCCGAAGCACAAGCGGCGCTCGAGATGCTGAACACGTTACAATTTCCGCCTGCGTCCGAAGTTTTCGTCTTTCATGTCGTCGAGGGCACGGATTACCGAGTGGTGCAGGATGACTTTCGACGCCTAGCAGTGGATGCGTCTGGTCAGGTGGACCTTGCTGATATTATGGAAACCATTCAAATGCGTAAGGAGGTCGAAGGCCTTGCTTTGGTCAAGGAAGCCAAAAAAGGGCTGTTTAACAGACATGGAAAGCAGGGCCATATTTCTTCAGGCCATGCTGCGGAAGAAATTCTCAGAGCTGCTCGCCGGTTCAGAGCAGACTTGATTGTGATGGGGTCCCGTGGGCTTACTGGGCTTAAACGGCAATTCTTAGGAAGTGTTTCCACTCGAGTAGCACGACACGCCGAATGTTCGGTCCTAGTCGTTCGACGGCCCAAAAAAGACAGTAAAGCCTTGAATAGTGACTGA
- a CDS encoding response regulator, which translates to MCQILVVDNDPAMRSLLVDELSDNGCQVVESPDGCDALAKVKLQAFNLVITDLKMPGGGYAYLKKMLASVQDCPVILITAFGNAQTRKDVLAFGISAYFDKPVRVNELRAALQRVCPIDKLRTCQNQMIKDG; encoded by the coding sequence ATGTGTCAGATACTCGTGGTGGATAATGACCCGGCAATGAGAAGTCTGCTTGTTGATGAACTGAGCGATAATGGCTGTCAGGTTGTCGAATCCCCTGACGGGTGCGATGCTCTGGCCAAAGTGAAACTACAGGCATTTAATCTTGTCATTACTGATCTCAAGATGCCTGGAGGGGGGTATGCGTATTTGAAAAAGATGCTCGCTTCCGTTCAGGACTGTCCTGTAATCCTTATTACGGCATTCGGAAACGCTCAAACGAGAAAGGATGTGCTGGCTTTTGGCATCTCAGCGTATTTTGACAAACCTGTCCGTGTTAATGAGCTTCGGGCGGCTCTGCAGCGAGTGTGTCCGATCGATAAACTTCGAACATGTCAGAATCAAATGATTAAAGATGGATAA
- a CDS encoding sigma-54 dependent transcriptional regulator: MAGSFFNPELTDDSTVSSRLQALILLADQLSEPIAILDPDLKLIYSNSSTSGMEMPCPLLPDQVGESLQDDEVKEPRCAVCPAEQHLGQDDSLLVNADSSSTSQDHRCPFPTSFPVPGGDGRVGFVVMMGKHPHETKIWRGMSQGQPYLRDQSTDEVALSQPTLIGQSDPMQQLMEMIRLVAQSESTVLIEGESGTGKELVARTIHNLSPRRNHPFVVVECSSLPETLLESELFGHVRGAFTGAVVDRKGLFEEAKGGTIFLDEIADTIPTFQAKLLRVLQEGEIKPVGGNRPIKVNVRVISACNRSLTALVEKQAFRSDLYYRLAILPLGVPALRARQGDIPLLAQYFLEQSCDKNNKRGLSIPQTTMQALLAHDWPGNVRELENVIERAVVIAQSSTLSIRDVFGDVRIDIENEQPGLGSLSKAARQAIEKQEILKVLQETNGDKTHTARRLKISRANLYNKLKAYNIR, from the coding sequence ATGGCCGGATCGTTTTTTAACCCGGAATTAACGGATGATTCGACGGTATCTTCTCGGTTACAGGCTTTAATACTTCTCGCGGATCAGCTTTCTGAGCCGATTGCTATTTTAGATCCTGATTTAAAGCTCATCTATTCCAATTCATCTACCTCAGGCATGGAGATGCCCTGTCCTCTCTTGCCAGATCAGGTAGGGGAGTCTTTACAGGACGACGAAGTCAAAGAACCTCGTTGCGCAGTCTGTCCAGCGGAACAGCATTTGGGCCAAGACGACTCTCTCCTCGTCAACGCAGATTCTTCAAGCACTTCTCAAGATCACCGGTGTCCATTTCCGACATCATTTCCGGTGCCTGGAGGAGATGGAAGGGTCGGCTTTGTGGTGATGATGGGAAAACATCCACACGAGACGAAAATTTGGAGGGGAATGTCTCAGGGGCAGCCATATCTCCGTGACCAATCTACGGATGAGGTTGCCCTGTCGCAACCGACACTCATCGGCCAAAGCGACCCTATGCAACAATTGATGGAAATGATTCGCTTGGTCGCCCAATCCGAGTCAACGGTCTTGATTGAAGGTGAAAGTGGAACCGGAAAAGAGCTGGTGGCGCGGACAATCCATAATTTGAGCCCTCGTCGCAATCATCCGTTTGTCGTCGTCGAATGCAGTTCTCTCCCCGAGACTTTATTGGAGAGCGAACTGTTCGGTCATGTCCGCGGTGCGTTCACCGGGGCTGTTGTCGACCGAAAAGGATTGTTTGAAGAAGCGAAAGGCGGAACGATTTTTTTAGATGAGATTGCCGACACGATTCCCACTTTTCAAGCAAAACTGTTGCGAGTGTTGCAGGAAGGTGAAATTAAACCCGTTGGTGGAAATCGTCCGATCAAGGTGAACGTCCGCGTGATTTCCGCGTGTAATCGATCACTGACCGCACTGGTGGAGAAGCAAGCGTTTCGTTCCGATTTATACTATCGCTTGGCTATCTTGCCATTGGGCGTTCCAGCGCTTCGCGCTCGACAGGGAGACATTCCCTTGCTGGCCCAATATTTCTTGGAACAATCGTGTGACAAGAATAACAAGCGAGGATTATCGATTCCGCAAACTACCATGCAAGCGCTTCTGGCGCATGATTGGCCTGGAAATGTGCGTGAATTAGAGAATGTGATTGAACGGGCTGTCGTCATTGCACAATCTTCAACGCTGAGTATTCGCGATGTGTTTGGAGACGTGCGCATAGATATTGAGAATGAGCAGCCGGGGCTGGGTTCTCTCAGCAAGGCTGCCCGTCAAGCTATCGAAAAGCAAGAAATACTCAAAGTTCTTCAAGAAACGAACGGTGATAAAACGCACACCGCACGACGGCTGAAAATCAGCCGAGCCAACCTCTACAATAAGTTAAAAGCCTATAACATTCGTTAA
- a CDS encoding carboxypeptidase regulatory-like domain-containing protein has product MSAILIACLGMGSQGAFAAYEEIEVADGGTLSGTITLKGEQPRPKGYNLVSFPDPAFCGRISNGKGWRLLQPFQVGANGEFENVVVYLEGIKKGKKFDYTPSQIEAIDCKFAPYITIVRDRHEVKVVNMDPVMHDIQAYETSKLGARVLFNLPLPVSAKLKKTDLMNGKKVKNRAGRIVSPTIKMKKGRHIFAMQCGFHPYMESWGLAMDSPYFALTDQQGTFTIDGIPPGTYKAVIWHPMIQKEMMVTIEPNSTTDLSVEFDSPKGRLYANEAHDNTRFGMELLGDSQIVPMVELQQ; this is encoded by the coding sequence ATGAGTGCTATTTTAATCGCATGTCTAGGTATGGGAAGCCAAGGGGCTTTCGCAGCGTACGAAGAAATCGAAGTCGCAGACGGAGGAACACTGTCCGGGACCATCACGTTAAAAGGTGAGCAACCTCGTCCCAAGGGCTATAACCTCGTCAGTTTTCCAGATCCAGCGTTTTGTGGTCGGATTTCCAACGGAAAGGGGTGGCGGTTGCTTCAGCCTTTCCAAGTCGGAGCGAATGGGGAGTTTGAAAATGTGGTGGTCTACCTCGAAGGGATCAAGAAGGGGAAAAAATTCGACTATACCCCGTCGCAAATCGAAGCCATAGACTGTAAGTTCGCCCCGTACATCACGATCGTCCGTGATCGGCATGAAGTCAAAGTAGTGAACATGGATCCTGTCATGCACGATATTCAGGCCTATGAAACGTCAAAATTAGGGGCGCGTGTCCTGTTTAATTTGCCATTACCCGTGAGCGCGAAGCTCAAGAAGACTGATTTGATGAACGGAAAGAAGGTTAAGAATCGTGCAGGTCGAATCGTCAGCCCTACGATTAAAATGAAAAAAGGTCGTCATATCTTCGCCATGCAATGTGGGTTTCATCCCTACATGGAAAGCTGGGGGCTTGCCATGGATTCTCCGTATTTTGCGTTGACTGATCAACAGGGAACCTTCACGATTGATGGGATTCCGCCTGGTACCTACAAGGCGGTGATTTGGCATCCGATGATTCAAAAGGAAATGATGGTCACGATCGAGCCGAATAGTACAACCGATTTGTCCGTGGAGTTCGATTCGCCCAAGGGACGTTTATACGCCAATGAGGCGCATGACAATACGCGATTTGGGATGGAGCTACTCGGCGATTCTCAAATCGTGCCAATGGTTGAACTTCAGCAATAA
- a CDS encoding Crp/Fnr family transcriptional regulator encodes MKTSLEKRAPLDCATCSCRETADVCSLAADILRNLQQTKQTMVCRGGQYVFYEGHPVLGVYVLCHGRVKLTRSTKKGQQRVVKIVEPGQVLEWNLYQQSAIHHATAETLMSSRICVIDRVSFLNLVEQDSRVAFRLLTLMSRERLALLDYEDQLAFSSARERIRNVLYDLAENYGERVEDGVSISLSLKREELAQMAALTPETTVRVLKTLEANRCVRLSGRTITILGSGLD; translated from the coding sequence GTGAAGACGTCACTTGAGAAACGTGCTCCGCTTGACTGTGCAACGTGTTCCTGTCGAGAGACGGCGGATGTCTGTAGTCTCGCTGCGGATATTCTCAGGAACCTGCAGCAAACCAAGCAAACGATGGTTTGTCGGGGAGGGCAATATGTATTCTACGAAGGGCATCCGGTTCTGGGCGTTTATGTCCTGTGCCATGGACGGGTAAAGCTGACGCGATCGACGAAGAAGGGGCAGCAGCGTGTCGTGAAAATCGTAGAACCTGGACAGGTGCTCGAATGGAATCTGTATCAACAGTCCGCCATACATCATGCGACGGCGGAGACGCTCATGTCCTCGCGCATCTGCGTGATTGATCGTGTGAGTTTCTTGAATCTGGTCGAACAGGATAGCCGCGTCGCCTTTCGACTCCTAACGTTGATGAGCCGGGAACGGCTTGCGTTGCTCGATTATGAAGATCAACTAGCCTTCAGTAGTGCTCGCGAACGCATCCGTAACGTGTTGTACGACCTGGCTGAAAACTATGGTGAGCGAGTCGAAGATGGCGTGTCTATTTCACTCTCGCTCAAACGGGAGGAATTGGCTCAAATGGCCGCCCTGACCCCAGAAACGACAGTCCGGGTCTTGAAAACTCTCGAGGCGAATCGCTGTGTTCGCTTATCGGGACGAACGATCACGATTCTTGGAAGCGGACTCGATTGA